One window from the genome of Helicoverpa zea isolate HzStark_Cry1AcR chromosome 6, ilHelZeax1.1, whole genome shotgun sequence encodes:
- the LOC124631500 gene encoding uncharacterized protein LOC124631500, with the protein MPRKNTLKNLTDEEKKMRRREQKKISMRRARAKLTEAAVEEIRKQDRERYHKKKDRGDIKTIDQFTPRQQRQIRKMWREKSKKRRQLLKMRKATESLIQENTPPASPSSSLSRVESGRAVAARNKRARKAENEALKKKVFQMGKVIKKYRMRIRRLEERKQKASKSSSRNKVLKTDIRKAVHDFLINDEYSRLTAGKNETITRKKSKRQIRLLNDTLLNLHIIFKLKTGFNISYQTFRRYRPFWVLFPKAASRNTCLCTLHENNDHIIRSLQKSKVVSYGSASDAAKALCCNNTLTPKCLERECQSCLYKKIDFNNFAENDYITYDRWVTKDVDVVIKGVQKKCKKCVKETVKTTIGALVKLLHLNLPVFMQHVANMIHQMRSIQTFKQQLTSTKGLLHVDFSENYNCKYSAEVQSAHFGGSKPQLSLHTCVYYSAAEFPNNGFQTTSMCSISKNLRHDPVMICAHLKPILQRIKELSPNLTELHILSDGPTTQYRNKTMFLLIVKFISRELNDVTDIVWHYSEKGHGKGAPDGVGGCIKRLCDSSVAMGKDVSDYDSLMLCLKENCKGIEIYGIGDPNIEDIQEIVDKNAMKAYKGTFKIHQLSWNQNDPNILHARRLSCLSCASNAVCPHFEIGQIKVPSNNTQTHSPLSMADARNVSPRSEDTANASTITYRSDQITPDGGTSHNVPSRPCKRFGFLPDSDDSDVSLPLQDERSKFLSDSDDSDVIFTPRYRHPLPTDSSSEGDFIVRPKQSQKPFVDPYTDSGDDE; encoded by the coding sequence ATGCCTAGAAAAAATACACTAAAGAATCTTACTGATGAAGAAAAAAAGATGAGACGgcgtgaacaaaaaaaaataagtatgcgTCGAGCTCGGGCTAAGTTAACTGAAGCTGCTGTTGAAGAGATACGCAAACAAGATAGAGAAAGATACCATAAGAAAAAGGATAGAGGagatattaaaacaattgatcAGTTTACACCGAGGCAACAGCGGCAAATAAGAAAAATGTGGCGCGAAAAATCGAAGAAACGGCGACAATTATTAAAGATGCGAAAAGCTACTGAATCActtatacaagaaaatactccaCCGGCAAGTCCGTCTTCCTCACTCTCGCGAGTTGAATCTGGACGTGCAGTAGCTGCCCGAAATAAAAGAGCAAGAAAAGCTGAAAATGAGGCTTTAAAGAAAAAGGTGTTTCAGATGGGGAaggtaattaaaaagtatagaATGAGAATACGAAGACTAGAAGAAAGAAAACAGAAAGCATCGAAGTCGAGTTCTAGAAATAAAGTCTTGAAAACGGATATAAGAAAAGCTGTgcatgattttttaataaatgacgaATATAGTAGATTAACTGCAggtaaaaatgaaacaataactaGGAAAAAAAGCAAAAGGCAAATTCGTTTACTAAATGACACACTTttaaacttacacataatatttaaactcaaaacaggatttaatatttcatatcaGACTTTTAGGAGATATAGACCTTTTTGGGTTCTGTTTCCAAAAGCAGCTTCAAGAAACACGTGTCTCTGTACGTTACACGAAAATAATGATCACATAATTCGATCACTTCAAAAATCGAAAGTTGTTTCTTACGGATCTGCATCCGATGCCGCTAAGGCATTGTGTTGTAATAATACACTGACTCCTAAATGTTTAGAGAGAGAGTGTCAGAGCTGTCtttataagaaaattgattttaataactttgcCGAAAACGATTATATAACTTATGATAGATGGGTTACAAAAGACGTGGATGTAGTTATCAAAGGTGTACAGAAAAAGTGCAAGAAATGTGTTAAAGAAACTGTTAAAACTACGATAGGTGCGCTAGTGaagttattacatttaaatttacCAGTATTCATGCAACATGTAGCTAATATGATTCATCAAATGAGAtcaatacaaacatttaaacaacAATTAACGTCTACCAAAGGCTTGTTGCATGTAGACTTTTCCGAAAACTATAATTGTAAGTATAGTGCTGAGGTTCAGTCGGCTCATTTTGGTGGCTCGAAGCCTCAATTGTCTCTTCATACTTGCGTTTATTATAGCGCGGCAGAATTTCCGAATAATGGTTTCCAAACTACATCCATGTGTTCTATTTCAAAAAATTTACGCCATGATCCTGTTATGATCTGTGCCCACCTTAAACCAATTCTACAGCGAATTAAAGAACTCAGTCCAAATTTAACAGAACTACATATTTTGAGTGACGGCCCAACGACCCAATACCGAAACAAAactatgtttcttttaattgttaaattcaTTAGTCGAGAATTAAATGACGTGACCGATATTGTTTGGCACTATAGCGAAAAGGGGCATGGCAAAGGTGCTCCAGACGGAGTAGGTGGCTGCATAAAAAGGCTGTGCGACAGTTCGGTTGCGATGGGCAAAGATGTGTCTGACTATGACTCACTTATGTTATGTCTAAAAGAGAACTGTAAAGGAATTGAGATCTACGGAATTGGGGATCCAAATATTGAAGACATTCAAGAAATAGTAGATAAAAATGCGATGAAAGCTTATAAAGGGACATTTAAGATACATCAACTTTCTTGGAATCAAAATGatccaaatattttacatgcccGAAGGCTTAGTTGTCTGTCTTGTGCATCTAATGCTGTTTGCCCGCATTTTGAAATTGGCCAGATAAAGGTTCCGTCCAATAATACACAAACGCATAGTCCCTTGAGTATGGCTGACGCAAGGAACGTTTCTCCGAGAAGTGAAGACACGGCTAATGCTTCTACAATAACTTATAGGTCAGATCAGATTACACCTGATGGAGGTACTTCTCATAATGTCCCATCACGTCCCTGTAAAAGATTTGGTTTCCTGCCAGACTCTGATGATTCAGACGTGTCTTTACCTCTGCAGGATGAGAGATCCAAGTTCCTTTCAGACTCTGATGactctgatgttatttttacaCCTCGCTATCGTCATCCATTGCCCACAGACAGCAGCAGCGAAGGCGACTTCATTGTACGACCTAAGCAGTCTCAAAAACCTTTTGTCGATCCCTACACTGATAGTGGCGATGACGAATAA